The Triticum aestivum cultivar Chinese Spring chromosome 5A, IWGSC CS RefSeq v2.1, whole genome shotgun sequence genomic sequence ggcttgtaaaactatgctttatttggctgtgaaactatactatatttggttgtgaaactataTGTTTGTTTGTGAAATAATGCAAAATGCGTACATATTTGTTGAAAAAGGATGGCCAGCCAGCCACGCCGGCAAATTTGGGTCGGCGGGTTGGGCATGCTTCCGATCTAAATGATAAACTGGGCGGACATCGAGCGGGCGATCGAGCCAAACGAACGGCGCGTTGCAGTTGCTCTTAGGGATGCAATTATATGCAGAATTGCCTTATTTCTTGCGAGCACACGGTCGCCTTTAAGTATATGTGACTGAGTTGGATCAGATGGCGTACGTATAGAAAAAAAAAAGATGGTCTGGTCGCGCTAGCAGTAGCAACGCAGCAGGAGCATGAAGACTGACTGGGCTATAGAGCCAGCCGAGCCGAGAGCGTGTGGACGCCATCCATTGCTCCCGGCTGACTGGGTCCGGGATTTGACCGGTGGCAGGAGCTGCTGGGCGTGGGCAACAAACACAAGGACCGGAGGAGGAGCGAGCCCGCCCACCACGCACGTCCGGCTCGGGTCCGTGATACGGACAGGAGACCGACCGAGTCTACTCATCATACCCCGTCCGTCCATTCCGCGCCGGACAACTCCGCTCGCTCCCTCGCGGGCTCCACTGCCAGCCTTGCCTTAAATCCCCTCCCCGTCTTCTCCCACAGGAAcgagcaagcaaacaaacaaacgcATCACCCACCCCCCCGCCCCCTCGCCACTCCACCAGCAAGCACAAGCACAGGCAGGGCACCACCGCAGGCAGAGCCCAGTAGAAGCATACATACTCTTCAACCAAGGCAAGGCAAGGTAGGTTTCACTCTTCCTCTCTCTGCGTGAACGGAAACAATCGGTCGATTCTTGCCCGGTTCTTGTGATTATCGTGGAGTAGTACATGTGAAGCCAACTGGTTTGATTTCCGTTCAGGGAGGGAGCGAGGGATCTGCAAGATCGATCAGAGGATGAACGAGGAGgcggaggggaggggggcgcggcccggCGTGCTCAAGGTGGTGGTGGCGCAGGGGACCAACCTCGCCATCAGGGACTTCACCTCCAGCGACCCCTACGTCGTCGTCCGCCTCGCAGACAAGGTCTGCCCTGCCCACCCAGTCTTGCATAAATTACATCCTACGCCCTGTCTGTTTGCTTGAGTTGAGCACCTACTCAACAATACATGGATGGATTCTAGTGCCTTCTGTTTGTTTGCTTGATTCACCTCTTTTACAGATAGGTAGATAGTCCAAGCACGTGCTTTCTCTTGGGTCCAATGTTGAAGTTGAACATTGTTTTGGTTGGCCTGTCAGTCGGCATGCCATACTTAATTCAGCGCCCTTGTGTTAAACCATTCTTACACATAACTTCACTGTCTATACAAGTAAAAGCAAAGAATCTTGTGAAGAGAGTGGCAAGTGTGTTTATCAATCTTAAATAAATCCAACTGCCAGCCTAAAGCGAAACATTTTGTCAAAAGCTTTTTCCTCAATAATACAGTTTATGACTTACATACCCTTCTTTTTTACCAGCCAATTCAACTTTCGGTTTTTCAGACATCTTACGTTGCCAAATCCACTCGCGCATTTGTTAATCATGTAATGACGATGACAATCACGCGCATGTTTGTCTGTCTTCGTGGGTGGCACCTTTGATTGGAGCGAATTTTCTTCATCCTTTACCAAGCCAATGCTCACTTGTTTTTTTCCTTCATCTCCAAAGCGTTTTGGCTTCAACTTGGGTCTCTTTTCCTTTTTACCAAATTTTTTTGTTTTGACCACATGTCCACATTTCAAATTTTCTAAGAAAAAGTATAGTTCAAAAGCAAGAGTGTGAGATTATGATGAGAAAACCCTAAACTGCTGACACTGAATACTCAATGATGTCAGCAAACAGGAAAGTTCTCAACTTGCATGAGGCTCATTGAATGGTTTTATACTTATCTATGTATACTGCTGCCGGTCATATATAAAAACTGAGAGCTCTCAGTCGCCACTCAATAGTCCTATACATGTTACAAGGATATCTCACTTTGAGCTAGTAATTTGGTTTGGTACATGTGAAATCTATCAAGCAAGTGTGCATTTCTTTATGGGTGGACAATGTCCTTTGTCGACCTCTAATACCGTTCGTTATTCGTTACCTTTTTTACCTGCAGAGTGCAAAGACAAAAGTCATCAACAGTTGCCTCAATCCAGTTTGGAACGAAGAGATGGTCTTCTCCATCAGGGAACCTCTAGGGATCATCAAACTTGTAAGTTGCCATGTTTCTTTGGCCCATCGGTTTCTTTCTCGAATAAAAGAACCTGACTATTTAGTATGATTGTGTTCGACATGCCTTCAGCTTCCTCGAAGCATGTTTCAGCTCTGAATAAGCATcatatgtttttttattttctattagcAAGTCTTTCTCGTTTGTCGGTATCTTCATGAAGACAAAAAAGTCTAGTATATATTGCTTGTataagacatacatgaagtgtgaACAGACCAATGCTTACTAAAAACTATTAGTCCACAAGCATATGCAGTCCCATAATTTAATCCGGTATGGCGTCAAAGAAAATTGGAGGTCCGGTCAAAGAATAGAGAGCATGTGGCCTTAATTTTTCTTGTGGCCTCTTCCCCTTATAAGCTGAGACTTTCCTTTGACCCTCGTTTGAGCGTGTGGCGTATTTTCTTTGCTGCTGAGCATTTTTCATTACAATTGATGGAACTACACGTATTTTGGTCAAATGTCAGAAAGTTAAACTAGACAATCTTGTCCAGACCTCTCGCTTTAGGGTATTCCTCTCCCATTTTATGGATTCTAACCAACTAGGTCACTGGAGCATTGCGAGACGGATTTCAAGTGGGCCTAGATGGTCAGTGTCTGGAGCTAAATAGGGTCACTGGAGTGGCTCCTTGCAAATCCCTTGGTAAATTAGTAATGATTACTATCAGTaattagtactcccttcgttccaaaataattgtcgtggttttagttcacaCTACTGCAATTTGAGGTGCGTGTGGTGACTTGCTTGTGCTGGGTATGCTAGAGACGTGTAGCATCATTGGGAGACATACGTTGTACCGTTGAGCCCGAGTTTTTACCAACCATTCGATTTCCGGTGCAAGTTGCATAGCCGATGTTGATCGACAGTACGTTCAGCGTGAGGTTTCATCGGCATCTGCGATCCTCCATTGTTTTTCTGAGCAGATAGTTTTCCCAAAAACATCATTTTCGAGCTTCGTCATCATCAGGCACAAACAGCGACAGTGGCCTGACAAAGAAATGTCACCTACAGCAGCAGCCCAGCTACCGAAACTTTTCTTCAGACACTTCTTGCTAGCTTGTGAACCAAATACCACCAGAGTTAACAAGACCTTAAGGCTACTTTGAACTGACATTACAACTTTCTTGGCCTGGTCGACTGAACAACCGTGCGTGATTGCGTTGGTATTGGCAGGAGGTGTTCGACCGGGACCGGTTCAAGTACGACGACAAGATGGGCCACGCCTTCATCGACCTGCAGCCGGTGGCGGCCGCGACGAAGCTGCGGCGCGCGCTCAAGCTCACCACAGGGGAGACCAGGCTCCGGAAGGTGGCGCCGACCGCCGACAACTGCCTGCTCTCCGACAGCTTCGTGACCTACGCCGACGGCGAGATCGTGCTCGACTCCCGGCTGCGGCTGCGCGACGTCGAGTCCGGGGAGCTCTTCGTGACCGTCAAGTGGATCGACGCCGGCGCCACGTGACGCAGCTGCCGCAGGTAGATGAGACGACGATGACGATGGTGTAGGACTGTNNNNNNNNNNNNNNNNNNNNNNNNNNNNNNNNNNNNNNNNNNNNNNNNNNNNNNNNNNNNNNNNNNNNNNNNNNNNNNNNNNNNNNNNNNNNNNNNNNNNNNNNNNNNNNNNNNNNNNNNNNNNNNNNNNNNNNNNNNNNNNNNNNNNNNNNNNNNNNNNNNNNNNNNNNNNNNNNNNNNNNNNNNNNNNNNNNNNNNNNNNNNNNNNNNNNNNNNNNNNNNNNNNNNNNNNNNNNNNNNNNNNNNNNNNNNNNNNNNNNNNNNNNNNNNNNNNNNNNNNNNNNNNNNNNNNNNNNNNNNNNNNNNNNNNNNNNNNNNNNNNNNTTTTTGACGAAAAACAGCATTGTGCTGATTTCATTCATTAAGATAGGATGAGACACCCCAAGAAATACAGGTCAAGGTTCAGGACGGCTGAAGTTACTGTCTGTTATGTATCTGAAGTTTTCAGGCAGTTCTTAACGGAACAATTTTTTCTTAGATTGGGTACGGGACCTCTTTTTTTTTTTAGAGATATAAGGGCTTAAGGAGATATACAACGCGGCGCTTGCGTTGGAGGTATGGACTCCCAATACAGCCGCTAAGCCaaaatctatttatttattttcctgtAAACGCCCATCCAAGCGCTTGCCATCGTAGATGGCCTAAGGCACTCAGTAGCCGGTAAGCGCTTACGAATGACCATCCACAAGAACACCTTAATCTTGGGAGGCACATGAGCCTTCCAAACTCGTTTGAACCTCGAGAGCAATGCCCCTGCATTAGCTTAGCTTAGAGCGATTTGATTGAGAAATtcccacagagagagagagagagagagagttgggaAGATGACAACAAGATCTTGCCGCCTAGATAACTTCACCGTGAACTGCGAGCGGCGGAAGCCAAGGTCCAAACTATTAAGGAAGAGCTTCCTAATGGAGATCTCCGAATTGAAGCAATAAGAAAACCGAGTGGGGAAGGAAAGGCTGAGGGGGCTCCCTCAGTGATAAGGGACTCATGAAGTtttttgttggcaactcatttagTGAACGGAGAGGGCCCCCTCAGTGACAAGAGCAACGATTTAGTTAACTTTCTTCGGATGCAGATGTTCAATGACTGCATCGCCGATCTCGGCCTGAGGGAATTAGATAGGGTTGGTGCCAGATTCACGTGGACCAATCACCAGGCAGACCCGACCCGCTCCGTGCTCGACCGCGTCTTGGTTTCGCCTGAGTGGGAGCTTCGCCGCCCCCTTGCCTCCCTCCGAGCCATCACCCGTATAGGCTCGGATCACATCCCTCTGCTCCTGTCCTCCCAGGATGATCGCCCACCCACCGCGCTCAGGTTTCGCTTCGAAACTTACTGGCTTAACTAGAATGGTTTCGCTGAGGCCGTTCGGGCCCGCTGGTTGGAGGCCCGGCTCGCCCCCCACAGGTCCATCTCTGCGGTGGATGACTGGCACTTCTGTGCCAAGCGCTCTCGCCAGTTCATGAAGGGTTGGGGCGCGGACCTTGGACGGGGCCTGCGGGATCGCAAGAAGGCCCTCCTCACCTCCATCCAAGCGCTAGACTTCCAGGCCGACTCGGTGGGACTAGCCCCTGATGAGTGGATGCTTCGTTATGACCTTGAGGACCAACTCATATGGTCATCTACTCCGACGAGGAGGCCTACCGGCGCCTACGGGGGACCCAAAAGTGGGTCCTCAAGGGTGACGCCAACACAGCCTACTTCCAGGCCATCGCCAACGTGTAgggaaacgtagcagaaaacaaaaaattccgacttacgcaccagcccaggaccactatggagactgcatacaaggtttgatctttttcgttaccgactcgtagcacagcagaagtagagtcgatgacgaacggcggtgTAGATCcctgcagctaggatttacaacctcccaaccacgagGATGTATACACTCATCCGCCctacggacagccctccgggaggcggtcggacagtcccttgGGCGGTGTCATGGACAGCCCCTCGGGAGGACCCtcaaaactcgaacggtcactcagacagcccttcgggaggactcacagaactcggacagtcacttggacagcccttcgggaggcactcccgaactaagaccgaaactacgatctctctatagagttgcacatatacggtgtcatctattcggcagggcttcgccgtccagaactagttcctgccggaacccagacaaccttttggctctacgaaactatttcattgggagggagagagagagtcaGCATGACATTTGTATGAGAGCAAGGAGTGAGTGTGGAGagtgcctctccacctctatttataggaaaacccaagGGGTAGGAGACACATGAAAAAACCCCAaaaatgcccacactttatgtcacacataaagggcataaagggcataaagagatgacaagtggagccccatggaggagctgcaccctccaacgtcccaccttcatgccccccaaagggggttccttgatccccaagtccttctagaagccttttgggaaaagccccaaaaggtggctttccataaatatcccaaaaagcactttcactattcacgacaacatttttcagcgtccgttcgaactgaaaatatgtatgtgggcttagaacatttccagtacccactcaaataattttcaacgcattccgaaaCAACTCCagattagtgattttcatctgcgaaaagcatctgaagtggttccggcagctctgGAGCAATTCCAGCTTTTATCCTGAAAAATTccagaaagtttccagaatgactctggcaccctccaagaattatcaggcatgtgccgaaaccaatttgacttaatagtatatcccaaaacaacttttcggtttcaccgaaactcattcgatgacctctctctgcggaacttttccactatccgaaactttttcggtgattttctctcagactccctgtctagtattcagcagatagatgacccttaagcgtgtgaccctataggttcggtgaagtatagacatgacacGGAACcacttccgatcaatgatcaacatcggagccgtggacacccatattgacccctatacccacacgaatgaatattcgagtgaacctccagttgcagtgagctatccctgttgcttcgcgatatgtcacaaacacccgaggtgagatttattgcatccccgtggacgaacaatttgtccaccatgcaagttaccttgttaccggttttgttctcttttctcgtttccatgtttcggcatcccagtgatcaaatcacaaggtgtctggccagacgattatggataccgtaacaccgagagggcccgagaatatctctccattgtcggaggagcaaatcccaatcttgagctatcaagttacttgacatacttttccatgaacccgtaagccgccgtaatagccacccatttacatatgacgtttaacaaaccccaaagttcatgaagcaagcatgaagaaacttgatactctcacggtctaaggaatcatgcaaacgttaaccatctctgtgttatgtaccattaacttgtgacgaatgaatctcatagcataacatcaatccgggtcgattcaacacaaatgttctcttaacattgtgccctcaaagttgatggcatagacatgcccatgatcaggtaaacagaaccatcatgcaacacttgagctagtcttagaggccagactaggaatacttcttaccgtttattattccacacgtgcatatgagtctccctccgagcctcgtggatattgcaaactcgagaatcattgcagttatagcatggaacataaacataattatgaacttggagataaataatatcatttattattgcctctagggcatatctcctacagactcccagttgcactagagtcaataatccagttaatGCTagtgcactttacacctatggcataccggtgtaaaaaatgcttcacatgtggtatagcctgatgtccatcggatctgacaacttcagctccatgtgtatctctgcatatcctcgcgttttcacgctttcacaaaattcatattttgtgtggacttggctttgtatatatgtgaatcattggtcgaaacctgattcctcagactgagttatggagcaactatctacaatagtgtcccattgaccaaagccttcttggaaccataccaagtccatgaatgaactatatgattcaacatctttgtcTTTGTCGCTCTAAATCGGCAACATACTTCGcctttgttatagaattcgccacagtaagttgtttggaacaatttccaactaactgcacaaccatattgtgtgttacacaaaaccctcaatttaaatcaaaaatcgcatggtgaaatgatgaagattgtatcgatgtaaccttttacaacgaactcttcatgatctccacttgcgaGAAAACATGTCATCAGTGCTACTTTAGTACTCAATGATCCTTTTTTCActattgtcccatgatcagtacttttgatcactttggtatctatactcgcaacagcttgggagtattggacatatctggttgttttccataccatggaatacatgattaatccgaACACatgagtgtgtggaatctccatcatgtattttgctcatcagtgttttgggacaccgattcttgcaaaaactctttccatgcgACTTTGGCTAGAATCACTCCTTGTCGTTCTTACTGCTAAATGGTTTTAGTATCGTGTCGATATGTATttttgcttagccctattaggtaaatctatctccatagatcattatgcctaatatcaaggatatttagcccaagcacttcatcaaaaaactattttcaaatgaagtcctaattcgtgtcaagaaatttatttccaattaacaatgtgtcaagcacacaaggttttcagaaatattattatgctcccacttagtttcttgaaaccacaagcatcttcgttacccattgatgaagtcaaacccctttgaccattccatcaaaaatgaagattccaactccatttttctctcttctgtccattgctggaactctgaagctagcatacttactagcatcctctggaccgacaaaatactttggattgtatcacatacaagtcctagcttgtatttccatttcatggaaattcttttgtcatccatgtttcatatctcatgttttgaaatatgtattaattgctagtttaacccgaaccaactttaagcattgctacggtgagacaatctcattgtagtcaattccttgaacttgttattgcaacaagtcgagcttaatggataaaacatttttatctgtATTAGTTTATAGTCCCGTTACAGTCCGTTAGACTCCAAGTCTTTCGGAGGGTttatcaagatttaaatcttgaatcatttatggaaactatctcggattatattggcatttaaccaattccggagtcagggcccatcaacgcttctcgTGCATCacaggtataatgttgtctaacaacaatatctcgtttgcgcacctgagaggtttgcacgagctttgcctacgttgttcagctgcaagttcgaccgaagtccatacatctaatgtagaggcttccgtatcagtcgcagtaggaaactctggaatcacttccaaggttcctttcctttgacctcatgacgaagatacttgttatctcgtcgatttgcactgtcctcccacttacccttttgcaagaactattctctttaaaagcataccgttttGTGGCAAAAAacctttgcctcggtatagtggtgggggaatacacaatgacttgggataacttacaaagtagcacttgtctgatttggaataggtttgtaaccttttacacaagccccatattccaaatgttaagaaaagatataacatggttgggcgtaccataccatgatGTCATTTCAACAGACCTTATGGAGCTCCTTTcggtgtaaaagccgcagtctctaaagcattactcttCAAAAGTGTTAATGACAAATTTAtttatggcatctttgatcttaccatgtcataaatggtttgattacatcttcacagacatTCCACCCATAGTGGTGTTCCAAGAGTtgtaagttatgaaactcttttcacaactcatcagacactcactaaacttgtaactcaaatattcctttctgcaatcaaattTCAGAAACATAATTTCTTgtttacaataacttctactttaGTTTTGAAAAACCTTTCGattgatttcaaaagatccagtcttacgtctcatcaagcaaatatcaTATATCTACTTGATTCATTtctgaagatagataaatccactacttgcaacaacatttattgaactacacacatcagaatgtatgatcaccaataagtttgttgctcgttccttatggcctgtgaacggtatttcagtcacttcacttttcgaaggaaagttgcaagtgtcagatgattcaaaatcaaacgacttcaaaatccatcataatggaatttttctgtgcgggtttctccaatgtgaccaaatgcagtgctacacatgtgtggtattctcatagtcttgcgacatttagtgTCAGTGTTATGGTTGTATcattttaccatcaatattcataacatacatcccatcttggatggaagcatggcccttcatgttattcataatactgaacagcaattgttcttttatgaacaacccttttgcaataaacattgtgcaatgggctagagtgtaagaaactctgaaatgaattatgaaagtaaacacagaggtaatatattaatatcattattcataacatacatctcattcataatgaaagtatggcccttaatgtttattcataatactgaacatcaaaagttctcttatgaacaaccttcttgcaagataccttatgcaaagggctagagtgtgtaaagctctaaaatgaattatgaaagaaaatacataggtaatacaccaatggaaggtatagtaactttTACTATGTTCCCAGCATGTATTAGAACCTCATTCCTGGCTAGTcgtttttaggccatagtagctcttacattggttcgcaacagaatgcaatcgagcgggtatctttgtgattaactcacaatacccaagaattagtgattaacatgtttaaccataattcccaagaactatatctttgaccagccttctatacatcaaaaacttgtatgacattcatacatgagctggatattccagtcatctttctttcttcctttatacttctaacaatttaacttttagtatttcctactcgcaaaagaagcacccaacttaagagtggcattagccccagacttcctaggcgtgtaagtcatactaacaccctttggacacttcctttctctttaagttgttgttttattcacctttcatcatatgacgttcttctggatccctctcttatcagtctaatgcatagtaaacaTTTCACTAATAATTtacaaacaaacattgctttggatattttatatctttcagcctttgtttgtatctaaaaattaattttcagttccatgaatatcacataactatcccaaaatTTCAAAGTTcaagtttcatggaagcaaacatattgcacttgaccgcaatggaattctagcttttggatcgaaggacgagagtctcaTCATCCATTGCATTTAGCGGGagtatacggaaagcatgcgataggacaaagtccttctcagcacttttgaggacaatcctcacattacgttaccaatcgtaaagttttaatcagatatttaacagctatccaattttaacagggaaggtggaaacgcgagccattattctacaactattttgcaagaaacacttatacagtgttcataattaattgcactgacaattaaacatgttaattcaacagtgcgctcccactcaaatcaatatctctcataattgatttagagtgattcaagatccatatttctattcgatgccattgaccGGTTCATCACcgatgacacgaatttcaatcggtaggccaacttgccgatcacatctctatgtggttcttgttcatctttcgatgggcgtgttctgAGCTCAagactctcctgcctgaacgtcaaagacaaccaagtgatcttgctgcgaggtctgacctcacccgcctcattcctctcgttTTGtccgtgctcatgtgtacatggagcaccccgaaaagatacgaatttcagatggtgctacacttgggtgaacacaaactactttgatattttaagtgagagatcacgctaataaaaagcgactaccgcgcaatcaagaagggtgcatcataagggataaacatcttaggcaattcataatagcatgatatggtatagccctttctgacggagaagtatttcatttcttcgtctccGGCATTTGCGTTGgcgttcaccttcgcgaagattgccaccaccttgtcgatgcaccagacaatattgctatctctatagctaataaaataagtgcattacttaaggttgacacgcaggtcattaaagtgacaatcatatagctccagccatcatgccgaatcatgacatgcaggtcatgttaatcaatttaCATCATACAGTCatttcatacataatcaaattattatgagcactactataccacatcacatgcacatgcaaaaccctcctgcaaaaccaagttagacatttctaatcggttcatgcaaaaacttgtttttcgtggcttctaaggtttcgaaacaaactgaagctaccaacgtccatcatcaagtatgatagttCATGTCGCTATATTAACTTTGCGGGTTGTATGAAGcacgagataataaaatctcgaaccccatactaaacttcgtcatacgcatgacccccgtgcagatcatatctgcattgcccttttGTCTGCTAAATTTCATCTTTCTTTCTAACTATGGTGGATTTCAACGAACTGTTAGCACTTCATTGATCAATCAGGATCATGGATTGCCAGACCATTGAAAATCCACCATGCCGTTATCAAGATCAGAAATATGCAAATtccagggaagcaacaagaacatcgggtaacatatttcatctgctacccgcacaaataattttcagtaatagaactcatctactaccaaTTATATTATGcaacacccatacatctctatgtattctaga encodes the following:
- the LOC123103364 gene encoding protein C2-DOMAIN ABA-RELATED 11, encoding MNEEAEGRGARPGVLKVVVAQGTNLAIRDFTSSDPYVVVRLADKSAKTKVINSCLNPVWNEEMVFSIREPLGIIKLEVFDRDRFKYDDKMGHAFIDLQPVAAATKLRRALKLTTGETRLRKVAPTADNCLLSDSFVTYADGEIVLDSRLRLRDVESGELFVTVKWIDAGAT